A genomic window from Prochlorococcus sp. RS04 includes:
- a CDS encoding ABC transporter permease, with protein sequence MNLRKYLKVYKKFLHTSLASELEYKTNILIDLFTAILSLVGSIFLLSIFFQNSGYIGGWKFEQVLIIQAIYTILNGITNTWFNPNLTEIVKHIREGTLDFVLLKPIDSQFFISLKKINPSGFLEIMLGFFLLLFCIRINQINLSLSFLTLSLITISCSVCILYSIWFFISTTTIWFVKTWNAIEVLRSFLYIGRFPLNSFSFSLRVFFSIFIPIAFITTIPSEVFLGLSQSWKILLEVIVASVFLITSRKFWLFALKFYSSASS encoded by the coding sequence ATGAATTTAAGAAAATATCTAAAAGTTTATAAAAAATTCTTACACACTTCTTTAGCTTCCGAGTTGGAGTATAAAACAAATATATTAATTGATCTATTTACTGCAATTTTAAGTTTAGTAGGTAGCATTTTTCTATTATCTATTTTTTTTCAAAATAGTGGCTATATTGGAGGGTGGAAATTTGAACAGGTACTAATAATCCAAGCTATTTATACAATTTTGAATGGAATAACAAATACATGGTTCAACCCTAATCTTACAGAAATAGTTAAACACATAAGAGAAGGAACATTAGACTTCGTACTTTTAAAACCTATTGATAGTCAATTTTTTATTTCGTTAAAAAAAATAAATCCATCTGGATTTTTAGAAATAATGCTTGGATTTTTCTTGTTGCTCTTCTGCATAAGAATAAATCAAATAAATTTAAGTTTAAGTTTTCTGACCCTATCCTTGATTACGATAAGCTGCTCGGTTTGTATTTTATATAGCATATGGTTTTTTATCTCTACTACTACTATTTGGTTTGTTAAGACTTGGAATGCAATAGAAGTATTAAGATCATTTCTTTATATTGGAAGATTTCCTCTAAATTCATTTTCATTTTCTTTAAGAGTTTTTTTTAGTATTTTCATTCCTATTGCTTTTATTACTACAATTCCTTCTGAAGTTTTTCTTGGACTTTCTCAATCGTGGAAAATATTGCTTGAAGTTATTGTTGCTTCAGTATTTCTTATAACTTCAAGAAAGTTCTGGTTATTTGCATTAAAGTTCTATTCATCAGCATCTAGCTAA
- a CDS encoding ABC transporter permease has product MLSNLIKRKMFTLLKVQYSNMLEYRVEIALWAISGIIPFFMLNIWTNNNLNESINISDVLLSRYFLCAFFVRQFSVVWVVFSFEEDSLLGKVSPYLIQPLNPFFRYLAQHLAEQITRFPFALIIAFFFFIFNPESIWIPNLGILLLSIVSTFLSFLIQFLIQSIVACLCFWTEKASSIERLLFIPTLFLSGLLAPVVSFPTYVKSWIYLTPFPYLIDFPANLLSGNETNISGGLSMQILWIFLLFPLFKKIWFEGTKKYTAMGS; this is encoded by the coding sequence ATGCTATCTAATTTAATTAAACGTAAAATGTTCACCTTATTAAAAGTCCAATATTCAAACATGTTGGAATATAGGGTAGAAATTGCATTATGGGCAATTTCAGGGATTATTCCTTTTTTCATGTTAAATATTTGGACAAACAATAATCTAAATGAATCCATAAACATAAGTGATGTATTGCTTTCTAGGTATTTCTTATGTGCTTTTTTTGTAAGACAGTTTTCTGTAGTTTGGGTTGTATTTAGTTTTGAAGAGGATTCTCTTCTTGGGAAAGTATCTCCGTATTTAATCCAACCTTTAAATCCATTTTTCAGATATCTTGCACAACATCTTGCTGAACAAATAACAAGATTCCCTTTCGCACTAATAATCGCATTTTTCTTTTTTATTTTTAATCCAGAAAGTATATGGATACCAAATTTAGGTATTTTACTCTTATCGATAGTATCTACTTTCTTATCCTTCTTGATTCAATTTTTAATTCAGTCAATAGTTGCATGTCTATGTTTCTGGACGGAGAAAGCATCATCTATAGAAAGATTGTTATTTATTCCAACTTTATTTCTCTCAGGTCTTCTAGCACCAGTAGTTTCATTTCCTACATATGTTAAATCATGGATTTATTTGACTCCTTTTCCATATCTAATTGATTTCCCTGCGAACTTACTGTCAGGCAATGAAACAAATATTAGTGGAGGCTTAAGTATGCAAATCCTATGGATTTTTTTACTTTTCCCATTATTTAAGAAAATCTGGTTTGAAGGAACGAAAAAATATACCGCAATGGGGTCATGA
- a CDS encoding ABC transporter ATP-binding protein, translating to MVQNIIDVRNLSKSFDISSKEPGLKGTIKHFFRRQTKSLKVIKDISFEIKEGEIVGFLGANGAGKTTILKMLCGLIYPSEGSILVSGYLPFRRKENFLKNITLIMGQKQQLIWDLPPIESFYLNASIYDLDKFEAKKRIKKLSEMLEIDQELFIPVRKLSLGQRMKSELLAALIHEPNILFLDEPTLGLDINAQRNLRKFLQKYNKETNATICLTSHYMKDITSLCKRVICVQEGAISYDGKLDQLLKKLSPVKEILIVCRSEEDAIKLENSGFTVKNKIKNEITIKIENNSITSSLKTILNNFDIEDLFINEPPIDEVIGKVLIKKDYAI from the coding sequence ATGGTACAAAATATTATCGATGTAAGAAATTTATCTAAGTCATTTGACATCTCTTCCAAAGAACCAGGCTTAAAAGGGACAATTAAACATTTTTTTAGAAGACAAACAAAAAGTTTAAAAGTTATAAAAGATATAAGTTTTGAAATTAAAGAAGGAGAAATAGTTGGTTTTCTAGGTGCAAATGGAGCAGGGAAAACAACAATATTAAAAATGCTTTGTGGCTTAATTTATCCAAGTGAAGGTTCGATATTGGTTTCAGGCTACTTACCTTTCAGAAGAAAAGAAAATTTCCTGAAGAATATCACCTTAATAATGGGACAAAAGCAACAGCTTATTTGGGATCTTCCGCCAATTGAATCATTCTATTTGAATGCCTCAATATATGACTTAGATAAATTCGAAGCTAAAAAGAGAATAAAAAAACTATCAGAAATGCTGGAAATTGATCAAGAGCTATTCATACCTGTTAGAAAACTTTCATTAGGTCAGCGTATGAAATCAGAATTACTAGCAGCTTTGATACATGAACCAAATATTCTATTTTTAGACGAGCCCACACTTGGATTAGATATTAATGCACAGAGAAATTTAAGAAAATTCCTTCAAAAATATAATAAAGAAACTAATGCAACGATATGCCTAACCAGTCATTACATGAAAGATATTACATCTCTATGCAAAAGAGTTATATGTGTACAAGAAGGGGCAATATCATATGATGGAAAACTTGACCAGTTATTAAAAAAACTTTCTCCTGTCAAAGAAATATTAATAGTTTGTCGCTCAGAAGAGGATGCAATTAAACTAGAAAATTCAGGTTTTACTGTTAAAAATAAAATAAAGAATGAAATCACTATAAAAATTGAAAACAATTCTATTACCTCTTCACTAAAAACCATCCTAAATAATTTTGATATTGAAGATCTTTTTATAAATGAGCCACCCATAGATGAAGTTATTGGGAAGGTATTAATAAAAAAAGATTATGCTATCTAA
- the petP gene encoding cytochrome b6-f complex subunit PetP: MSILDKVKIGNSVQVNLQLSKDRLTKETIDAINVSSLGKISDFRITDGKGIGVVLQLSNGKEQWFFEDEIDLLDENGNVIKKNNYKKVNSNFIYDFLRGLNYENKNKVSDLLNPINFFIWLVVSFKDIF; the protein is encoded by the coding sequence ATGTCAATTTTAGATAAGGTTAAAATAGGAAATTCTGTTCAAGTTAACCTACAACTATCTAAGGATAGACTTACTAAAGAAACTATTGATGCGATTAATGTTTCTTCATTGGGTAAGATAAGTGATTTCAGAATAACTGATGGCAAAGGTATTGGAGTTGTCTTGCAATTATCTAATGGAAAAGAACAATGGTTTTTTGAGGATGAAATCGATCTTCTCGACGAAAATGGTAATGTAATTAAAAAAAATAATTATAAAAAAGTGAATAGTAATTTTATATATGATTTTTTAAGAGGATTAAATTATGAAAATAAAAATAAGGTAAGCGATTTACTTAATCCAATTAACTTTTTTATATGGCTGGTTGTATCGTTTAAAGATATTTTTTAA